In Nicotiana tabacum cultivar K326 chromosome 21, ASM71507v2, whole genome shotgun sequence, one DNA window encodes the following:
- the LOC107764540 gene encoding uncharacterized protein LOC107764540: MASDGEIQTVTGGSAEIIPNSVRVFLWNEKLTRNQVSESEGLCVFLIRTQFINTFNPCEYGDCYCNVLWDDCCSTVIPFDVSKLLNKDPSLGTIPPIPSFCRFEKDWDEEEELRSSAHSVSPTDYQNDPYHDYSGDVLEYIFALREYTGEGGICPTKPPIAADVPRGFVEVKPSLTPIFHQLSGNNSSSSRDLMYDDTCPVCYEDFKDKNEALTTYCLHDFHIECLLSWLSMNNTCPTCRAVYPLHYSAFLNRKRHREHNIFVGKQRI, from the exons ATGGCGAGCGACGGAGAAATTCAGACGGTGACCGGTGGCAGCGCAGAAATTATCCCTAATTCGGTGAGGGTATTTTTATGGAATGAGAAGCTGACAAGGAATCAGGTATCTGAATCCGAAGGCTTATGCGTTTTTCTAATTCGGACTCAATTCATAAATACGTTTAATCCTTGTGAATACGGCGATTGTTATTGCAATGTATTGTGGGATGATTGTTGTTCTACGGTCATCCCTTTTGATGTATCAAAGCTGCTGAACAAGGATCCGTCATTAG GGACAATTCCCCCCATCCCATCGTTTTGTAGGTTTGAAAAGGACTGGGATGAGGAAGAGGAGCTTCGTAGCAGCGCACACAGTGTGAGTCCTACTGATTACCAGAACGATCCATATCATGACTACTCTGGTGATGTTCTAGAGTATATCTTTGCGTTAAGGGAATATACTGGCGAAGGTGGAATTTGCCCAACCAAGCCACCCATTGCGGCAGATGTACCAAGAGGATTTGTGGAAGTTAAACCCTCTCTTACGCCTATATTCCACCAACTCAGTGGcaacaacagcagtagcagcagagATCTAATGTACGACGACACTTGCCCTGTTTGCTATGAAGATTTTAAAGATAAGAATGAAGCATTAACGACTTATTGTTTGCACGATTTTCATATTGAGTGTCTCCTGTCTTGGCTATCGATGAATAACACATGCCCAACTTGTCGAGCAGTCTATCCTTTGCATTATTCCGCCTTCTTGAACCGGAAACGTCACCGTGAGCACAATATATTTGTAGGAAAGCAGAGAATTTAG
- the LOC107764541 gene encoding uncharacterized protein LOC107764541, with the protein MAPSADDHSTPLSGTSSSSLLDSSNPYYLHPSDSPGMILVNSPFDRKGYAGWSRAIVITLLAKNKLGSLMGLLLSQLMFLLTTSLGADVMTREIWKELEARFGQCNGAQLYQLQRELNDDVQGASDIAGYFTKVKQIWDELDALNTFDHCSCKYTCGGKKKTLNSHQDGRLIQFLMGLNEAYSSVKSSILMMDPLPTVSHAYSLLIQDEKQREVHVAARPSEATFLVTNQKFNNNQRTNSFQKFNSTAGPMKHNSDKPKGGNFALTVK; encoded by the exons atggcTCCCTCTGCTGATGATCATTCCACTCCACTTTCTGGTACCTCTTCTTCAAGCTTGCTTGATTCCTCCAATCCTTATTACCTACACCCATCTGATTCACCTGGAATGATTCTGGTGAACTCTCCTTTTGATAGGAAAGGATATGCAGGATGGAGCAGGGCTATTGTCATCACTCTTTTAGCCAAGAACAAGCTTGGTTCATTGATGGGTCTTCTACTGAGCCAGCTGATGTTTCTGCTCACTACAAGTCTTGGAGCAGATGTAATGACACG AGAAATATGGAAGGAGTTAGAAGCCAGATTTGGGCAGTGTAATGGAGCTCAGCTGTACCAGCTCCAAAGGGAACTCAATGATGATGTCCAAGGTGCTTCAGATATAGCAGGATATTTCACAAAGGTCAAACAGATCTGGGATGAGTTAGATGCCCTAAATACCTTTGACCATTGCTCGTGTAAGTACACCTGTGGTGGTAAGAAGAAAACCCTCAATTCTCATCAAGATGGCAGGCTGATCCAGTTTTTGATGGGGCTTAATGAAGCCTATTCAAGTGTTAAGAGCAGTATTCTAATGATGGACCCTCTTCCCACTGTTAGCCATGCTTATTCTTTGCTTATTCAAGATGAGAAACAAAGAGAAGTCCATGTTGCTGCTCGTCCATCTGAAGCTACTTTCCTGGTTACAAATCAGAAGTTTAACAACAATCAAAGGACAAACAGTTTTCAGAAGTTTAATTCTACTGCTGGACCTATGAAACACAACTCTGATAAGCCAAAGGGAGGAAATTTTGCACTTACTGTAAAATGA